In Aspergillus fumigatus Af293 chromosome 2, whole genome shotgun sequence, a genomic segment contains:
- a CDS encoding hydroxyacid-oxoacid transhydrogenase gives MTSIRVAPSAAKRALNLLRTVQYTHPPSCPCHSNPNHHHHLQSNHVRRLATPVDPSRQKEYAFEMAASSIRFGPGATREVGMDFANMKAKRVCIVTDQNVAKLDAMKQAVEGLSKEGIEFTVYDKVRVEPKDSSVKDAIAFAKPYNPDAFLAVGGGSVIDTAKLMNLYTVFPEADFLDFVNAPLGKGLPVTKALRPLVAVPTTAGTGSETTGTAIFDLVSKKAKTGIAHRNLKPTLGICDPLNTRTMPSAVHASSGLDVLCHSLESWTAIPYNERTPRPTNPINRPAYQGANPISDIFSLQALRSTVKYLPRAVRDPDDFEAQSQMLLAATLAGVGFGNAGVHLCHGMSYPISSQNPGYKHAGYDVDHPIIPHGVSVAVTAPAVFRFTAASNPDRHLAAAEAFGVDISNVKRESAGEVLGEALAKFLADLGDQPRGLKDLGFKHSDIESLVEGTIPQKRVLMLAPNLSGELERERDELRGLLEQSMEY, from the exons ATGACTTCAATACGTGTTGCGCCCTCTGCCGCCAAGAGAgccctcaatctcctccgcaCAGTGCAATATACCCATCCTCCCTCCTGTCCCTGCCACTCCAACCCCaatcaccaccatcacctgCAATCCAACCATGTCCGCCGTCTGGCCACTCCGGTTGACCCCTCGCGCCAGAAAGAGTACGCCTTTGAAATGGCCGCGTCGAGCATTCGCTTCGGCCCCGGCGCGACCAGGGAGGTCGGCATGGATTTCGCCAACATGAAGGCCAAGCGCGTGTGTATCGTGACCGACCAGAACGTGGCCAAACTGGATGCCATGAAACAAGCCGTGGAGGGTCTGTCAAAAGAGGGGATTGAGTTTACGGTTTATGACAAGGTGCGGGTCGAGCCAAAGGATAGCTC AGTGAAAGACGCCATTGCGTTCGCAAAGCCATATAACCCCGATGCCTTTCTGGCGGTCGGCGGCGGCTCGGTCATCGACACGGCCAAGCTGATGAATCTGTATACTGTCTTCCCCGAGGCCGACTTTCTCGACTTTGTCAACGCCCCcctgggcaaaggcctccCCGTCACCAAGGCCCTCCGGCCACTGGTCGCCGTCCCAACCACGGCAGGCACCGGTTCCGAGACCACAGGAACCGCCATCTTCGACCTCGTGTCGAAAAAAGCCAAGACCGGCATCGCCCACCGCAATCTCAAACCCACGCTGGGCATCTGCGACCCGCTCAACACCCGCACCATGCCCTCGGCCGTCCATGCCTCGTCGGGTCTGGATGTCCTCTGCCACTCGCTCGAGTCCTGGACCGCCATCCCTTACAACGAGCGCACCCCGCGCCCCACCAACCCCATCAACCGGCCCGCCTACCAGGGAGCCAACCCGATTTCCGACATTTTCTCGCTGCAGGCCCTGCGCAGCACCGTCAAGTACCTGCCCCGCGCCGTCCGCGACCCGGACGACTTCGAGGCCCAGTCCCAGATGCTCCTGGCCGCGACTCTGGCCGGCGTCGGGTTCGGCAACGCCGGCGTCCATCTATGTCATGGCATGAGCTACCCCATCTCCAGCCAGAACCCGGGCTACAAGCATGCCGGATATGACGTCGACCACCCGATTATCCCTCATGGGGTCTCGGTCGCGGTCACCGCGCCGGCGGTCTTCCGCTTCACGGCGGCCTCGAATCCCGACCGGCATCTGGCGGCCGCGGAGGCGTTTGGCGTGGATATCTCGAACGTCAAGCGCGAGAGCGCGGGCGAGGTCCTCGGCGAGGCGCTGGCCAAGTTTCTGGCCGATCTGGGTGACCAGCCCCGGGGACTGAAGGATCTGGGCTTCAAGCATTCGGATATCGAGTCGTTGGTTGAGGGGACGATCCCGCAGAAGCGGGTGTTGATGCTGGCGCCGAATTTGAGTGGCGAgctggagagagagagggatGAGTTGAGGGGGTTACTGGAGCAGTCGATGGAATATTAG
- a CDS encoding Bys1 family protein yields the protein MHLNLISLTLCLSPLALALPPHSLLRKPPMTPNTNQTVGHALVHNTCTSPIYLWSVGSTIGPQSAVSPNTTYTEVYRRDPASGGIALKITRVADGLYTAAPQMVFAYNLVGEQVWYDLSDVFGDPFLGSRVRVEYRGLAGEAEDEAKKSIEWADGMSPGGSMVRVAGAEGDLILMVC from the coding sequence ATGCATCTCAACCTCATCAGCCTCACTCTCTGTCTCTCTCCCCTGGCCCTCGCCCTCCCCCCTCACtccctcctccgcaagcCACCCATGACACCGAACACCAACCAAACCGTCGGCCACGCCCTCGTCCACAACACCTGCACCAGCCCCATCTACCTCTGGTCCGTCGGCTCAACCATCGGCCCTCAATCCGCCGTGTCCCCCAACACCACCTACACCGAAGTCTACAGAAGAGACCCCGCGAGCGGCGGGATCGCGCTGAAGATCACGCGCGTGGCGGATGGGCTGTATACCGCGGCGCCGCAGATGGTGTTTGCGTACAATCTCGTGGGAGAGCAGGTCTGGTACGATCTGTCGGATGTGTTTGGGGATCCGTTTCTGGGGAGTCGCGTTCGGGTTGAGTACCGGGGGCTGGCTGGGGAGGCGGAAgacgaggcgaagaagagcatTGAGTGGGCGGATGGGATGTCGCCGGGGGGGAGTATGGTGCGGGTTGCGGGCGCAGAGGGAGATTTGATTCTGATGGTCTGTTAG